In Phaseolus vulgaris cultivar G19833 chromosome 7, P. vulgaris v2.0, whole genome shotgun sequence, the genomic stretch tttaatctcaattttatctaaaataattacggtaattttttttattaaattaaaattaacaatgTTTATACAATAATTTAATTGTTTCATTAAGTTAGGTTGTTTGGAATTTTTCTAAGAGGAGAAACTAGAGTTATTTAACACCAATAATAAATCAATGTATTTACGTATGCATGAATAATAAAACTCActtttagtttctttttctctctttttgaCACGGTATCCACAAGTCTATAGGTCTTACCATGATTTCTAATATTTTCTTCCACCATGCACTTTGAAAATTACACACCCCAAAGAACGATCGTTCCATACACATTTATcttcttgacatcaagaagacaCCTTAGTTGTTATTGGTGCACCAATTTCCATTAATGATCATGTTAAAGCGATCTTGAATGATTATGACAACTTTGTTACCTTTGTTCTGTCATAGGTGGATCCCTACACTGTTGAAGAAATCAAAGATTTGCTTTTATATCAAGAAGAGCATTTTGATAAATACAAAATTGCAGATCCAGCTATTCTCCAAGCCAATTTTATATCCATCTATCAATGAATTTTTCCTCTGTATGCACCTTCTTTGTTTGCAAATGATAGTATGTCCTCTTTACCATAGGTCCAAAATAAACATCCTATAGTTACACGAGGCAGGACATGTACTTTTAAACCTAAAACCTACCATGTTTTTGTTTCTCTTGGTCATACTAAACCTAACACTTTAAAAGAAGCTTTAGCTTATCCATCTCGCTCTAATGCCATGAAACTTCAATATGATGCTCTCATTCACAACAATACAGTGAGTTTTATTGATCTTCCTAATAGTTCGTTGGTTTGAAATTgttacacaaaaataaatacaatgtAGATGGAATTTTCATCGTCACAAAGCACATTTAGTTGTGAAAGGCTTCCTCAAACACCTGCTTTTAATTATACTAAAACATTCAATTTGTTGTGAAGCCTCCAActattcataattttcttgctCGTGATATAGTTTTACAGGTGGTCCATTTATCAAATTGATATCAATAATGCTTTTTTTTTACACAATGATCTATAAACAACAGTATACATGCATCAACCTCCAAATTTCTCTTCCTTAAATCCAAAACATGTTTGAAAGCTTAATAAAGCTATTTATGGACTTAAACATGCCCCGCAATAATGGTTTAACAAACTAAGTCAAACCCTAATCACTATGGGATTTTCTTCAACAAAAGTGATCATCATTGTTCACCAAGTTTGGTATGGTATCAACTATTTTTATTCTGACATGTGTTGATGATATTATACTAATTGGTAGTTCTTCACATGATATATTACTTAATAAACAATTTTCCTCAAAGGATCTTGTTTctttacattatttttcttgGTATAGAATTTGTTTGGAACAGGGGTAACAACCTTCTTCTATCTCAAACCAAGAACATCAAGCAACTTCTTCAACGAGCCAACATGCATGATGCAAAGTCTCAACTGACTCCTATGATCTCTTAATCGCACCTCATTGATAACTATCATGATTCAGTAAAATTTCATGcaaaaagataaacacatatagaatttaatttttaatagatttataattcaacctctaatttatgaatttgaacctttttacatatttttggattatgagaTGAATAAAAACGATTTATTCCAAGTTTGTGTCGATTTCAGGAACCTATGGAAAGATGGAGATAAAATGGCTAAAGAAGAATggacaagaaaaagaaaagatgaaaagatAAAGTTGAAACATAAAAACATACCCAAGCAAGATCACTATAGAGAAACTCACCCAAGactcgcttaagcgagttcACTTTAGTGAAGTTTGGCTTTATCTTGTGAAACTCGCTTAAGCAAGCAATATTTTGCTTGAACGAGATGTCACTTAACCTAcatcaaattaggttaaatagaaggcgTGAGGAAAAACCCTAGGGACCAAATGGAGGATAATCAAAGATAGAAAATCCTAGAGGAGGTAGTCGTCAAGGAGAAAAACcctgaatcttcttttcttgttttccatGTTTGTAATGGCCAATATGAGTGGTTAAGTcttccctttgggattgagaataatttgttcaattttatgtattgaggtgacatttatttataatattttgttcatgATTGAGATttgtattatcattttattcttaaagtttgaatctttattaataattttgatcTTTAGATTTAACTAGAAAGTACTTATTGTTGGGTATGAAActaggaccaattgggttgggctactagacaccatgtttagtgagtgggcttaatcattgtgtcccttttataatatctatttaaagagatcattgtacttataattggtgtgcaacaagatagaaatgaaaacctaatagttgcccgtgtggatgtaggttgcagttgacgaccgaaccacgttaaatcttgtgttgtttattttttgcagttgatttgtgattatgtgtgttgcttctgcgtgcgtttttcccatcaagtggtatcaagagttttggtttgtttacacactagagatccgatCAGCAGAAATTAATCAACGAGACGTGAAAATTGCGGCGGAAACAACGTCCTAAAGCTAGGGTTTTGCAGGGGTTGCAGTAgtgtcccaaagctagggtttcgcagaggcAACAACAgtgtcccaaagctagggtttcgcagggGCGACAATagcgtcccaaagttagggttttgCAAAGGCGGCAACaacatcccaaagctagggtttcacaGGGGTTGCAACAGCGTCCCAAAGTTAGGATTTTACGGTGGCCCAAGATTCGCAACAATCCAGACCTATGACTTGCGGTAGGTGCGCGTAGTAGGCGGTGCGATGTGCATTGGTGTGGGTCACGATATAAATGGTGGCGGCTCACGACGTTGTGCAGGTGGCTTGCTCGTAGTAGGGTCATGTCCAGGCAGTGCGATGACAGATCGCGTTTCACGGCGAACAGGTGCAGGTGCTTGCGATGGCAGTGACGGAAGACACAGGGTGGCACGTGCTTTTTTCTGCTAATGCAGCAGTGACAGTGCGGTGCTAGGTGCGGGGTGTGGCTGTTTTTCGTTACAGCACGAAGTTAAGACAATTTAGTTATTGAGCacattaataaaatgaattcgatcttagccagacttatgtcagtgggcattaagttcgatgatgaagttcaagctttactactgCTATTGTCTTTGCCTGACAGTTGGTCTGGAAATGTTACAGCAGTTACCAATTCAGCGGGAtccgatggattcacttttgagaaaattcatgatctcattcttggcaaggatgtccgaagaaggagttttggggaattatctagtgaatcgctatatgtcatcagaggtaagaaaaatatcagagatagtgggagcaagaacaaaagaaggagtcagttaaagactcgggattgctcaagtgtaacatgttggaactataaggaggtggggcatttcaggaatcaatgtccaaatgataaataaatcaACATTGCAGAAAACTTCGCGGACGAGGAATTTTAGTCTGTTGCGCGGATAGTAGTGTGGATTCCTGGTCATGGATTCTAAAGCATTGCAGAATGtagttattggagactttggaaaggtaagactagcgAACAACATAACTCTTGATGTTACgggcatgggtgacatagtgttgaagacaccagttggtttctggactttgaaggatgtcagagttgttccaagcttgacGAAAAGTTTGATTTCTATTAGGCAGTTGGACGAACAAAGACATAAAGTGAAGTTCGGAAATCAGCAGTGGAAGgtcgtcaagggaaatcttgtcgTGGCCCacggaagaaagagaggtttgtTGTTGGTTGAATTACTGTCTAAGGGAGTGACCATCCCAGTttagaagataaacaaagtccggttcacagaatctcgtgggcagaagagggttgtctttacaagagagaaacccgGAGCCACAGGTtagattcaggatgaacgagcatgaaaaggttcaggtagaccaATGAGAGGTACTTATGGCAGTGGGAGCACGGGTCGTGCTTCAGCTGAGGTTCCTAGACGATagtgggttaggagaaccaatattccagcggttgaaacttctccaaaaaatttcttgttgaatatggagagtgtttgttctcaggttgttcCAGGATCCGACAGTTCTTGCAAGTGGGAGTCGGTAGGAACAGAGAACGGGTCAGTgactgacgtgttgaaactcaggggagttttagcgaagtcttcaaaatgattaagaaggccggtggcaactagaggtggaacattgagtttCGTCGACAGATTAtagaagtacatgtacacagttgaagcgcaggtgaacattgttccgtgacttcaagtgggagattgttgggtatgaagtcaagatCAATtaggttgggctgactagacatcatgtttagtgagtgggcttaatcattgcaCACAGTTGAAGCACAAGTGAACATTGTTCCatggcttcaagtgggagattgttgggtatgaagtcaggaccaattgggttgggctgactagacaccatgtttagtgagtgagcttaatcattgtgtcccttttataatctctatttaaagagaacattgtacttgtaattggtgtgaaACATGATagaaatgaaaacctaatagttgtcatgtggatgtaggttgcagttggcgaccgatccacgttaaatcatgtgttgtttattttttgcagttgattcgtgattatgtgtgttgcttccgcgtgcgttttttcCATCACTTATAAgtatctgacctaaatgataatgtttaacatattAGAATGCtagaaataaatttgaaatgttaattgtttcaTAACATTTATTCGTAATCATaagaaagtttttataaatatgcgaggaatggATATTTAGGAGATaatcttaatatttttgtatgcgaggaatcaatatgaatgattttttatatgtgcatcaaggTCAATCAAGATGGAATGTTATATGTtcttattcattaaaaatacaGACGAGAGAGAaagattaaaacccaatcccaattttcttaattgaatcatctaaatcatttactttgtttttatttaaatttcttcataaatTCATGATACCAACAACCTTTCAAACAAACTTTGAcacatttttcatatttaatgaatattatacttgagattttagaattaTTTCTTCTGGGTTCAAAATTCGTCCTCATGgacaatttattacttttgactCGATACACTTGtcgaattaaaaaaatcatcactCACTTAAAATAGCTCCACTACGTTTCATGATCCTACACTTTATAGGTCAATAGTTGGTGCTCTATATATAGAATGTAACATTCATGTAACATTCATTCATCATGAgcttgtttatttttataaataaaattagccACTACATGCATAAACCACAAGAGCATCATTGGAAACCTCTCAAACACATTCTTTGTTATCTCATTGACATTGCTCACCATGGTCTTTTTCTTGAAAGTTTAAAAAGCTTGTCTGTTATTGGATTTTGTGATGTCAACTGGGAATCTAATACTGATGATCGTAAATTGACAATTATATTTTGTGTTCATGTTGGACCTAATGTTTGTCTCTTGAGGATCACTAAACAATGTGTTGTATCTCGAAGTAATACCGAAGTTGAATACAAATGCATTGTTGTAACGCTCactaaaattttattgttaGTATCTCTTCTTTGTGAGCTTTGTATTCCATCAAATGTTCCAATTGTTTATTCAGATAACCTTGACGCGATTCTCCTTGTTGCATTACACTCTCGCTCCAAACATTTTGAACTCAATTTGCATTTTATTCATGATTGAGTACAACAAAATATTGTTTACTTGGTGCATTTTTCAGTTCATTTTCAAGTAGCAGACATCCTATCAGCCTTTATATGAATCCTCTTTTTATAAGTTTATAGATAAACTTATGGTAATCATCAGACCCACCATAAATTTATAGAGGGATGACAAGCAAACCATCTTAACAAATATATAACAACttttctattatatatattttagctttttccatatatatatatatataaataatacattatGTATATGTGAATAGTAAATCagtttaattttttcttctcttcttaaTCCAATAATTGATATCAAAATTAAAGTcataacaaaattcaaaatttgaagttattgtgtgatattataattataattatatacatacttttttttttaaacttttcaaaaaataactatatatttattgaaacttttcaaaatagtaggacaaataaataaaaaacttaataaaCAAACGAACAAAAAGACTATTAAATTATTGCTTTTTGTGGGTTCCATCACTTCTTATCTCCTTCCAACTTTTACTCCAAGAACTATTGAAGTATTGTAATATTCACactttagtttattttttattctattgtAGGTAACAATAGATCTTTTATTCTATTGTTGACTCATTGTTGGTCTATCAAGAATGAGGTGAGACGGATTGGTATGTCATGGTTATTCAGGTTGAGAGTTTTTATATgctaacttatttttatttaatatatatattaatgtacttaatcatataaatatttttaaatttaattagtaaATTAAGGTTCTTAAttggataaataaaaaaatattatatttatgttataaaaGTTACTCTATTATAACTAATCattaaaacttaatttataaatattaattatttaaattataatattatcatatatttttgttttcgaataataattttttttttaattttaagttttcgAATCAGTTCCATTGATAGGTAAAACAGAGGAGGTCAAAATAAATCAACGGATTGAGAAATTGTAAAATCATGTTTAATATGCTCGAGTgaaatttgaataaattgatgatatataatatgattttgaagcttttgacataaaaaaagaaaaaatactttGCAGAATGCTTACGCAATGAATTAATTCTTTCATAAACCTTTTCAGGACCTTTAACTTTTCTTTCCCCATCAACATCTTTATTTAAACACTATTTTGTTGATTCACGAGAAATTATACTATTTTGTCAGATTAACCGACGAAAAAATAACTATTCATATAAAgtcaaatacaattttatattttttaaactcaaACTACACTATTAACCAAGTTTTAGATCATTCTATAAAAGCATAATAACTAGAATTTTGATTTGTATTAGTTGAAAGGTATTTTAAAAGttgttattataatatttagtgTCTTACACTTAAATTTTACATCCTCGTTGATTTTTCTTCTCCAacatattatgaaaaaaaaatagttaaccaattaataaaaaaatctcattGCTATAGACTCAGGTAAATGACAGgctaaacaaaaacaatttagaAACAAGGTTAAGTAAAAATGATATCTTACACCATCATGCGATggtgaataaaaatttaaacttttaatataaaataaaaaaattatactttcaGAACTCATGGAGTTGTTACAACTTCTGAAAtgatagtttaaaaaaaatatttaataaaaagtaaatttataattaaataatgtgaaaagtaattaaaataatagtattaaaattGTAAGGTAAGTGTAGAAAAAAAGTGATTTGTTAATGTATTatggttaaaaaaatatttaagagttATGATAGATTGATAACACACTAGTAAATTTCTCCATGTTACAACTGCTAAAAATAGAAGGAAAGATAAAGACAATTTTTCCTTTCCCAGTGATTTGTTAATGTATTATGGTCTAATAGAGTGATAACACACTAGTAAATTTCTCCATGTTACAACTgctaaaaatagaagaaaagccatctttatttctttttccgcacctctatatttttttaaattccaaCCATACTCTTCTAAGTATTGTTGAGAGtgtgacatttttttttcattttcaaatgaTAATGGTTGCTTGTGATAACTGGTGATGAATGTTGATAGTTAAGGTTGATTTTGTGGTGTTTTTACTGATGgtgattctattttttttcactcattttttatttttattttttttggaagTCACAAAATCCACAAAACCCAAAAAACCAGCAAGGTAAAAAAATGGAGAAtaaaacttgaaaaaaaaaatcataacattGAAAAATGTCAAATTTTATCATCAATCTTCTTATACACGCTCAAATGATGTAACTGTTATCTCAAACAccgcaataaaaaaaaatagtgaaagTGTTGCagttgaaaaagaaagaaacgaAGATGTGAGGTGGAGCGAGGTTatgtaaaaaagttaaattatattaattttaagttatttaaacattttaaaagtattaataTATGGTCATGGAGagaaaatttgtaaaaataatcTTTTCATGTGAATCCATTGAGAAgaagatgatttttttaaaatcttttttgaAGTATTTTGAATATCTAATCTGTCATAGTGTTACAAAGAACTTACtttctatatatattatatatattaaataggaTATTAGAGATTTATTTTGAATAGACATGTAAGAGTAAAGCTGAGACAATAGTACGCTGTCCTGACAAAGGAATTGTATGAATGCCAAGCATATATATCACTGCCAAACTCCTGTTTCAGAAACACAACAAGGCCTGTCATCATTTTCTACTTCCTTTTCTCAATCAAAACACTCCCATCTACAAACTCATCTAAAATATGTATCTGCTTTCCTCTTTTTCCCTTCATTTTCCCTTTTCCTTTTTATTAATGCTACAATATATCATTATAGTTTCTGTCAGAAGTTTCACTGTTTTTAGTGTTGGAAATTTAAgttacaatattttatttttacttgaaattttCATAATACTtgctagaaaaaaaatatgacagCAGAAAAATAGAGAGAGAAATATGAACTGATGTGAGGAGATTATTGAATGAAACTCCATGGGACAATGAATAGTGAATGGAAGATGCACCACGAATGATTGGAAaccaaaaactaaaatatatttagttagaACAGGAATGAAATTACATGCAAAAGATTTGAGCACATTAATCAACATATACACAGACTCATTCTCTTCCTGAATATATGCCATCTGCATTCAAGCTTAAGAAATGCAGATTAAGCTATATCATATCTCTATCTAATATAAATTTTCCattcatgtttttcttttctcctgGACCCCACTAAGTGTAGCTCAAAAACAatacaagaagaagaagaagaaaaaaaaaagttaacacCCAAATTTAACATAACATCGTTTCCCCATTGCTATCACAATTCTTGTatgttgaaattaatttgtttatcaACTAACTCTAGGATACCATTGTCTCCACTATCATCTTCAATGGCAATATTGAGATCCAAAGAGAGGCTAGAACTCTCATCGTTCATATTCTCTGTCCTTTTGTTTTCAGATGGTGATTTTCTCACTGGAGATCTTGACATTGGCGAAGAGAAGGTTTCACAACTGAAAATAACAATGGCATCCTTGAGAGGAACAGATTCACCACCAGGAAGTGTTATGCTTCCACTTTGAATTGCTTTTTTTACACCCTTTTGAGAAAGGTAATCAACTTGTTCCAAGTCTTCCAAGAAGAACACCCTATGAGGGTTCTCATTCACTGCTTCCCCGAATCTTTGAATGTAAGTGcttttcaactcttctcttGGCCTCTTCCTTTTGGACTTTTCATCAGTGGAATCATCAGGGGAAGAGAAACTGCTCATGCCAATTGTGACAAAGTTACTGCAAGAGCCAAAAACAACTTTAGCTAACTCCCTTGAGATACTCTCTTTGGCTTGAGAATTCACACCAAGAAAGAACATCCAAGTTTCCTGATTGTCTTCTCTCTTCATCAAGAGGTTCTCTCTTTTTCTCATTCCTGATCTACAGTGAAGGACAGTACTTGCAATCTCTGGAATAACTTCTTTAAGCTGTGGAACCTTTTTCTCCAAGGCATCACACAGAATCTTATGATTCTCGGCACTAGGTTCCTTGAACATTTCAGTGCTTTCCAAACCATCCACTGCTTCACTTGAAGAAGCTGAGTTGGGGCTAGAGTTGGGATTTGACAGAAGATCTGGTTTAGGGACATCTCTATCTGGCATGAACATTATGAAATTGCTGTCATAACCATCATCTCCAGTTTCAGTGTATAACTCACATTCTTTTGGCGTCTTTTCTGATTCAGAAATGATAGGCCAATTTAGGTGGCTGTGATGGAAGTTAGACTTTATCTCAAGTGAAGAAACAGAAGTGGGAGATGAAGGAGATGATGAAACAAACAAAAACGGTTTCTCAAAAAGGGAAGGGTGTCTGTGTATTGAGTTGCACAGTGAATTCCATTTCTTGCACAGATCCTTAAGCCTTGCATTTTCCTGTTtcagaaagaagaagaataaatcagtatttaaaaaaaaaaaggaaaaagataaaCATTTGTATGAGCTAAGTCTGTGATTATTAACTATAATACAAACCTGTTCTTCCATTATATCACTTCTCTCTTCCTTGCAGTTTTGAAGCCACGTTGGCAAGTTACTGGTAGTGCAAACTTTCTTGCTTACACTGTTGGCTATGCTCTGagcttctttttcaaaatttattgagCAATCCCTGCAGCAAGTTAGATTGTTTCGAACTCTTTCTACATCTTCAAAAGCGACATCCTTGAAAAATGCCTTGCTTCTTTCTTTGGCTTGAAAATCACTGAAAAAGGACACAAGAGAGAAGTTACTACAACAGgacaagaaaagagaaaaattataaaagcttaaaaaaattctaagccagaaaataaataaatatagaagaATAAAGAATTACCTGTCGAAATTCAAACTTAGGCTGAGGCTTCCGACAGGAATGGTGAAGGGATGAAGCTCCCAAATAGCTTCTAGGGATGGGTGACATATTTTACTCTTCACGTATGTCTTAAAAGTTGTAATCCCCATAAGCCACAGTCTACTAGACTCCCCACCACTTACCAAGTTTTTAAGCTCCATCACCATGTGCTCCACAGAACAGTAGTAGTTTGTTTTTTGCTCACAATAGTTTGTCCAGAACTCAAACAACCACTttaggtcacccaaataaagaatAACCCCTCTTCCCACA encodes the following:
- the LOC137828544 gene encoding protein SMAX1-LIKE 3-like, with protein sequence MRGGICSIQLQALTPDAATVVKQAVNLATRRGHAQVTPLHVASAMLATSTGLLRKACLQCHSHPLQCKALELCFNVALNRLPASTSSPLLAPQYSTPSLSNALVAAFKRAQAHQRRGSIENQQQHILALKIEAEQLIISILDDPSVSRVMREAGFSSTLVKSRVEQTVSMEVCSQKAPDRSQATESTKPQLILGGSNVSPSRPFGQVGGQFIKPLDRVNNDDVTSVLSELVRKRRNTVIVGESVTNAEGVARGVMERFEVGNVPGDLRYVQFVSLPLICFRNISKEEVEHKLMEVRNLVKSYVGRGVILYLGDLKWLFEFWTNYCEQKTNYYCSVEHMVMELKNLVSGGESSRLWLMGITTFKTYVKSKICHPSLEAIWELHPFTIPVGSLSLSLNFDSDFQAKERSKAFFKDVAFEDVERVRNNLTCCRDCSINFEKEAQSIANSVSKKVCTTSNLPTWLQNCKEERSDIMEEQENARLKDLCKKWNSLCNSIHRHPSLFEKPFLFVSSSPSSPTSVSSLEIKSNFHHSHLNWPIISESEKTPKECELYTETGDDGYDSNFIMFMPDRDVPKPDLLSNPNSSPNSASSSEAVDGLESTEMFKEPSAENHKILCDALEKKVPQLKEVIPEIASTVLHCRSGMRKRENLLMKREDNQETWMFFLGVNSQAKESISRELAKVVFGSCSNFVTIGMSSFSSPDDSTDEKSKRKRPREELKSTYIQRFGEAVNENPHRVFFLEDLEQVDYLSQKGVKKAIQSGSITLPGGESVPLKDAIVIFSCETFSSPMSRSPVRKSPSENKRTENMNDESSSLSLDLNIAIEDDSGDNGILELVDKQINFNIQEL